A window from Flavobacterium gyeonganense encodes these proteins:
- a CDS encoding class I SAM-dependent methyltransferase: MALFRALETERDSKDKLFSDYYAIHFLEAKLRFAARMFKYPIIKKYISTTIQKKIPGAFSSAIARTKYIDDQLESTISNGVKQVIILGAGFDTRALRLGFLKSIPVIEIDHPNTSNFKATIYKKRIGQLPENVAFYQIDFNQQSLEELAEQHNFDFSIPTTVIWEGVTNYLSEDAIKSTFGFIQKFTKNSYAIFTYVHQNILENPGSFLGGEKLLNDLNKLEEKWTFGFQPEEISNYLKSFDMKIIEDMGANEYRLKYLPNRAEKGYEFYRVAIAIKQ; this comes from the coding sequence ATGGCTTTATTTAGAGCATTGGAAACAGAACGTGATTCAAAAGATAAATTATTTTCTGACTATTATGCTATACATTTTCTTGAAGCTAAATTGAGATTTGCAGCAAGGATGTTTAAATATCCTATTATTAAGAAATATATTAGTACCACGATTCAGAAGAAAATCCCGGGCGCATTTTCTTCAGCAATTGCCAGGACAAAATATATTGACGATCAATTAGAATCAACAATTTCCAATGGTGTTAAACAGGTAATAATTTTAGGAGCTGGATTTGACACCAGAGCCTTGAGACTTGGCTTTTTAAAGTCAATTCCTGTCATAGAGATTGATCATCCAAATACTTCTAATTTTAAAGCTACAATATACAAAAAACGCATTGGCCAACTTCCGGAAAATGTTGCGTTTTATCAAATTGATTTTAATCAACAAAGCCTGGAGGAATTGGCAGAACAACATAATTTTGATTTTTCAATACCTACAACGGTTATTTGGGAAGGCGTTACAAATTACCTCTCAGAAGATGCAATAAAGAGTACATTTGGCTTTATTCAGAAATTCACAAAAAACAGTTATGCGATTTTTACTTATGTGCACCAAAATATCCTGGAGAATCCAGGTTCGTTTTTAGGAGGTGAAAAGCTTTTGAACGACCTAAATAAACTTGAAGAAAAATGGACTTTTGGATTTCAACCAGAGGAAATATCAAACTATTTAAAATCATTTGACATGAAAATTATTGAAGATATGGGCGCAAATGAATATCGTTTAAAATATCTGCCAAATAGAGCCGAAAAAGGATATGAATTTTACAGAGTAGCGATAGCTATAAAGCAATAA